CCGCGCCCATCGGGATGGAGACCTTGATGTTGCTCGTGGTCTGCGCCATGCCTGCGCCACCGCAGCTCGGGCACTTCCTGATTATCTGCTTTCCAGAGCCTCCGCATGTCGGGCATTGAGTGATCGTGACGAAGCTGGTGTTCCCGCGTCTCTGTCCTCTTTGGACCTGTCCAGAGCCCTTGCATGTGGGGCAGGTCTTGAAATCGCCGTCCTTGGCCCCTTCACCACCGCATGCTCTGCACTGGACCGAGTGAGGGATTCGAATCTCCTTCTCAACACCAGTGGAGATATCGTCCAGCGTGACCTCGATGTCGTATCTGAGCGATCGCCCCTCCTGCGGGCCTCTTCTGACTCCTCCGCCGAAGAGCTGGTCGAAGATGCTGCCTCCGGACCCCCCGAAGTTCCCGAAAATGTCGCTGATATCGCCATAGTGCGTGAAATCTGACCAGTCGAACCCGCCATGCCTGAACGTGCTCTCGACGCCCTCACGTCCGAACTGGTCGTAGCGTGCGCGTTTCTGGTCGTCGGCGAGAACCTCGTAAGCCTCCGAGATCCCCTTGAATTTCTCTTCGGCAGCCTTAGGATTGTCCTTGTTCATGTCGGGGTGGAACTTCATGGCCAGTTTTCGATAGGCCTGCTTTATCTCGTCCTTGGAGACACCTCTGGAAACCCCGAGCACTCCATAGTAGTCCATTTTGTCTGCCATTCTTCGGTCCCTCGGCGAGCCTTTTGCTGCTGTCCCGCGCATCCTTACCCGGATTAATGAAGGTTAAGGAGTTTGATGGTAAGATGATTTGGACCAGCCTCACTTCTTCTTGTCGTCCTCGTCGTCCACGATCTTGTAGTCAGCGTCGACGTATCCCTTGTCGTCGCCTGATGGCTGCTCGGGGTCGTTGCCCGGCGGAGGTCCCTGAGCCTGCTGCGCCTGCTGCTTCTCTGCAGCCTCGTAGACTCTCTTACCGATTTCAAGAAGTGCTTTCTCGAGTTCGTCCAGCTTCTCCTTGATCCTGGCCACATCATCGGTCGGCACGATCTCCTTCAGCTCATCAGCCAGCTTGGTCAGTTTGTCCTTGAGGTCCTGGGGCACCTTGTCTCCCATCTCCTCCAGTATCCTGCCGACTTCGTAGGCCTTCTGTTCGGCCCTGTTCTTGAGCTCTGCCTTCTCCTTGCGCTTTCGGTCCTCGTCCGCAAACTTCTCTGCGTCCTTGACCATCCTCTCGATGTCATCCTTTCCGATCTTCGTCGTGGCCGTTATTGTGATTTTCTGTTCCTTGCCAGTCCCGAGTTCTTTGGCCTTCACATCGATGATGCCATTGGCGTCTATGTCGAAGGTCACCTCGATCTGTGGCATGCCTCTAGGTGCTGGCGGGATGCCGATTAGGTGGAATCTCCCGAGGGTGACATTGTCGGGCGCCATGGGCCTCTCGCCCTGGAGCACGTGTATCTCCACGCTGGTCTGTCCGTCTGCTGCGGTGCTGAACACCTCGCTCTTACGCGTGGGTATCGTGGTGTTCTTTTCGATGAGGTGGTGGAACACTCCTCCAAGGGTCTCGACGCCAAGGGAGAGCGGTGTCACATCGAGCAACAAGATGTCCTTGACTGTCCCTTCAAGGACGCCGCCCTGGATGGCAGCCCCCATGGCGACGCACTCCATCGGGTCGACGCCTCACACGATATTCTTCCCAACCATCTCTTCGACGAACTTCTGTACTATTGGCATCCTGGTAGGACCGCCCACGAGAATGACCTTCTCGATCTTGTCCGGCGAGAGCTTGGCGTCCTCTAGCGCCTGGAGCATCGGCTTGCGGCACCTCTCAACTGTCGGTCTGACCAGCTCCTCCAGCTTCGCACGGGAGAGCTTCATTGTCATGTGCTTCGGCCCAGAGGCGTCAGCGCTCAGATACGGGAGATTGATTTCAGTCTCCAGAGTGGACGAGAGCTCTATCTTGGCCTTCTCAGCCGCCTCTCTGATTCTCTGGACCGCCATCTTGTCTTTCGATATGTCGATACCGGTGTCAGACTTGAACTCCTGCGTGATGAATTCCACGAGTGAGTTATCCATGTCAGTCCCGCCGAGCTGAGTGTCGCCATTCGTGGACACGACATCGAACACTCCTTGGCCGAACTCCATGATCGTGACGTCCAGCGTCCCACCGCCGAGGTCAAACACCAGTATCTTCTGCTCCTTCTCTGTCTTGTCCAGACCGTAGGCCAGGGCTGCTGCCGTGGGCTCGTTGATTATCCTTACGACATCAAGGCCAGCGATTTTCCCGGCGTCCTTGGTAGCCTGCCTTTGGTTGTCGTTGAAGTAAGCGGGCACGGTGATGACGGCCTTCTCGACCTTAGTCCCTAGATAAGCCTCCGCATCCCGCTTGATCTTCTGCAGAATGAACGCTGATATCTGCTGGGGCGTGTACTCCTTCCCGTACACTCGAACCTTGTAGTCCGTACCCATCTTCCTCTTTATTGCCATTATCGTGCCCTCAGGGTTGGACACCGCCTGCCGCCTCGCAGGTTCTCCCACGAGCATTTGCCCGTCCTTGGTAAACGCCACATATGACGGGAACGCCTTCCCGCCCAGGCTTGTACCCTCGGCGCTTGGTATGATGGTCGGCCTTCCAGCCTCCATCACCGCTGCCGCCGAGTTGCTCGTCCCGAGGTCGATTCCAATTATCTTTCCTTTTGTGTCTGCCATCTGTAGTCACCTCTATTGATTCTCATCCTCTTCTTTGTTGGATTTCCGATTAGACTGTTCATCGTCATTGTCAATCACTTCAGCTTCATTGCCTTCTAGCTCTTTCTTCTTCGCGACCTTCACCCTCGCTGGTCGCAAGGGTTTTTGGCCAAGAGAATAGCCTTTCTGGTAAACCTCCAGAATCTGGCCATCCTCGACATCATCTCGCTCTTCTGTCATGAGAGCCTCGTGCATGAAAGGGTCGAACATCCCCTCAGCTTTGATCTCCTTCAGTCCTTCT
This genomic interval from Candidatus Thermoplasmatota archaeon contains the following:
- the dnaJ gene encoding molecular chaperone DnaJ, translating into MADKMDYYGVLGVSRGVSKDEIKQAYRKLAMKFHPDMNKDNPKAAEEKFKGISEAYEVLADDQKRARYDQFGREGVESTFRHGGFDWSDFTHYGDISDIFGNFGGSGGSIFDQLFGGGVRRGPQEGRSLRYDIEVTLDDISTGVEKEIRIPHSVQCRACGGEGAKDGDFKTCPTCKGSGQVQRGQRRGNTSFVTITQCPTCGGSGKQIIRKCPSCGGAGMAQTTSNIKVSIPMGADEGMRLRIRGAGEASPNGGPPGDLYIVVHMAEHQTFVREGKDLYVETPISFAQAAIGDEVQVPTLDGTALVTIPAGTQTGTVFRLKGKGLPDMRGRGQGDEFVKVTVVTPTKLSGQQKDMLKQFSQSVGDYEKSTPRKSFFKGLGRDG